CATGTCTGAGAAGAAACCCACCCTGCGCTCGGCCCAATGGTTTGGCACTGCCGACAAGAACGGCTTCATGTACCGCAGCTGGATGAAGAATCAGGGCATCGCCGACCACCAGTTTCATGGCAAGCCGATCATCGGCATCTGCAATACCTGGTCGGAACTGACCCCGTGCAACGCGCATTTCCGCCAGATTGCGGAGCACGTCAAACGCGGGGTGATCGAGGCCGGTGGCTTCCCGGTGGAATTCCCGGTGTTCTCCAACGGAGAATCGAACCTGCGCCCGACCGCCATGCTCACCCGTAACCTGGCGAGCATGGACGTTGAAGAGGCGATTCGCGGCAACCCGATTGACGGCGTGGTGCTGCTGACCGGTTGTGACAAAACCACCCCGGCGCTGTTGATGGGCGCGGCCAGTTGCGACGTGCCAGCGATCGTCGTCACCGGCGGGCCGATGCTCAACGGTAAGCACAAGGGCAAGGACATCGGTTCCGGCACCGTGGTCTGGCAGCTCAGCGAGCAGGTCAAGGCCGGCACCATCACCATCGATGATTTCTTGGCAGCCGAGGGCGGCATGTCGCGTTCGGCGGGCACCTGCAACACCATGGGCACCGCGTCGACCATGGCCTGCATGGCGGAAGCACTCGGTACTTCCCTGCCCCATAACGCAGCCATTCCGGCGGTGGATGCGCGGCGTTACGTGCTGGCGCACATGTCTGGCATGCGTGCGGTGGAGATGGTTCGTGAGGACTTGAAACTGTCGAAGATCCTGACGAAGGAAGCCTTCGAAAACGCCATTCGCGTCAACGCGGCCATCGGCGGTTCGACCAACGCGGTGATTCACTTGAAGGCCATTGCCGGTCGCATCGGCGTCGAGCTGGATCTGGATGACTGGACGCGCATCGGTCGCGGCATGCCGACCATTGTCGACCTGCAACCGTCCGGACGTTTCCTGATGGAAGAGTTCTACTACGCCGGTGGATTGCCAGCGGTGCTGCGCCGCCTCGGTGAGGCCAATCTGATTCCGAACCCGAATGCACTGACGGTCAACGGCAAGTCCATCGGCGAGAACACCAAGGACGCACCGATCTACGGTGAAGACGAGGTGATCCGCACCCTCGACAATCCGATTCGCGCCGACGGCGGCATCTGTGTGTTGCGCGGCAATCTGGCGCCGCTCGGTGCGGTGCTCAAACCGTCTGCTGCCACGCCCGAGCTGATGCAGCATCGCGGTCGTGCCGTGGTGTTCGAGAACTTCGACATGTACAAGGCGCGGATCAACGACCCGGAACTGGATGTCGATAAGGATTCGATTCTAGTGATGAAGAACTGCGGGCCGAAGGGTTATCCGGGCATGGCCGAGGTCGGCAACATGGGCTTGCCGGCCAAGCTGTTGGCCCAGGGCGTAACGGATATGGTGCGCATCTCTGACGCAAGGATGAGCGGCACCGCTTACGGCACCGTGGTGTTGCACGTCGCACCGGAAGCAGCGGCCGGGGGGCCTTTGGCGACCGTGAAGGAAGGCGACTGGATCGAACTCGATTGCGCCACTGGCCGGTTGCACCTGGATATTCCGGATGCTGAGCTGGCGGCGCGCATGGCTGACCTGCAACCGCCGCAGCAGTTGCTGGTGGGTGGGTATCGTCAGTTGTACATCGACCATGTGTTGCAGGCGGATCAGGGGTGTGACTTTGACTTCCTGGTTGGTTGCCGAGGCGCTGAAGTCCCGCGCCACTCCCATTAACAGCCCAATTCCCCTGTGGGAGCGAGCCTGCTCGCGAAGAGGGAGTGTCAGTCGACATCTATTTGACTGATAGACCGCCTTCGCGAGCAGGCTCGCTCCCACATTTGGTTTTGTGTCTGCCTCAAGATTGTCTGGTGCCTGCTATGATGCGCGGCATCTCCATCGCTCAGGATCGCGCCGCTCCCCATGGATTACCGCAAACCTTCCGACCGCAAAAGCATGCACTCGCGCATCGTCCAGGAACTGGGCATGCAGATCGTCTCCGGACGCTTCAAGCCCGACGACAAACTGCCCGCCGAAGCCTTGCTCTGCGAGGAGTACGCGGTCAGCCGGCCGGTATTGCGCGAAGCCACGCGGGTGCTGGTGGCCAAGGGTCTGGTTTACTCCAAGCCACGGGTCGGCACGGTGGTCAAGGCGCGTCGCGAATGGCACATGCTCGACCCGGACGTGCTGCACTGGCTGATGCAAAGCAGCCCGCAGAATGAATTCTTCAATGTGCTGACCAGCGTGCGCAGCATCATCGAACCGGCCGCCGCCGCCCTCGCCGCTCAGCATGCGACTGATGCCGACATTGCCGCCATCGGTGAGGCGTATCAGCGCATGGAAGCCGCCCCGACGCCGGAGGCCCTGCTGCAACCGGATCTGGATTTTCACAGCCGCATCGCCGATGCGACCCACAACGACTTGCTGGCGAATCTGTGCAACATGCTCTCGGTGGCGATTGCCGAGGCGTTGAAGCATTCGAACCAGCGGCCGAATCTGCATGAACTGGCGTTGCCTCGGCACAAGGCGATTCTTACCGCCATCGAAAACCGTGATGCCCTTGGCGCCCGCCATGCGACGCTGGTGCAGCTGGATGATGCGCGCAGTGCGCTCAGCGTTGTGCTTGGCACTGAACTCTCCTGACACCCCCAAATCCCCATGTAGGAGTGAACCTGCTCACTCCTACAAGGGGATTGTGTGAAATTCGCGGGGTAAAAAAAGCCGCAACCCTAAGGTTGCGGCTTTTTCGTTTCAGGCTCGCAGGTCAGTGAGCAAACAGCGAATTGCCCTTCTGCCCCGCCAGCTTCTCAGGTTTGATCAGGAACTTGGCCAGTGCCGGCAGCAGCCACAACGCACCGAACATGTTCCACAGCAGCATGAAGGTCAGCATCAGGCCCATGTCGGCCTGGAACTTGATCGCCGAGAAGATCCAGGTGCACACACCGATCGCCAGGCACAGACCGGTGAACAGCACCGCCTTACCGGTGGATTTCAGGGTCTGGTAATAGGCTTCCTGCAACGGCAGGCCGGCACGCAGGAAACTTTCCAGGCGGCTGTAGATGTAGATGCCGTAGTCCACGCCAATCCCCACGCCCAGCGCCACCACTGGCAGGGTCGCGACTTTGACGCCGATGCCCATGAATGCCATCAGCGCGTTGCCCAGTACCGAGGTCAGCACCAGCGGCAGGACGATGCACAAAGTCGCGGCCCAGGAACGGAAGGTGATCATGCACATCACCGCCACGCAGATGTACACCAGGGTCAGGATGGTCAGTTCGGCCTGTTTGATGACTTCGTTGGTGGCCGCTTCGATCCCGGCGTTACCGGCAGCAAGGATGAATTCCAGACCGTCCTTGTTGTTGTCCTTGGCGAATTCCTGCACCGCCTGCACCGCACGATCAAGGGTTTCCGCCTTGTGATCGTTGAGGAACACCAGCACCGGCGCCAATGAGCAGCTGTTGTTGTA
The sequence above is drawn from the Pseudomonas sp. FP2196 genome and encodes:
- a CDS encoding IlvD/Edd family dehydratase, whose translation is MSEKKPTLRSAQWFGTADKNGFMYRSWMKNQGIADHQFHGKPIIGICNTWSELTPCNAHFRQIAEHVKRGVIEAGGFPVEFPVFSNGESNLRPTAMLTRNLASMDVEEAIRGNPIDGVVLLTGCDKTTPALLMGAASCDVPAIVVTGGPMLNGKHKGKDIGSGTVVWQLSEQVKAGTITIDDFLAAEGGMSRSAGTCNTMGTASTMACMAEALGTSLPHNAAIPAVDARRYVLAHMSGMRAVEMVREDLKLSKILTKEAFENAIRVNAAIGGSTNAVIHLKAIAGRIGVELDLDDWTRIGRGMPTIVDLQPSGRFLMEEFYYAGGLPAVLRRLGEANLIPNPNALTVNGKSIGENTKDAPIYGEDEVIRTLDNPIRADGGICVLRGNLAPLGAVLKPSAATPELMQHRGRAVVFENFDMYKARINDPELDVDKDSILVMKNCGPKGYPGMAEVGNMGLPAKLLAQGVTDMVRISDARMSGTAYGTVVLHVAPEAAAGGPLATVKEGDWIELDCATGRLHLDIPDAELAARMADLQPPQQLLVGGYRQLYIDHVLQADQGCDFDFLVGCRGAEVPRHSH
- a CDS encoding FadR/GntR family transcriptional regulator, which translates into the protein MDYRKPSDRKSMHSRIVQELGMQIVSGRFKPDDKLPAEALLCEEYAVSRPVLREATRVLVAKGLVYSKPRVGTVVKARREWHMLDPDVLHWLMQSSPQNEFFNVLTSVRSIIEPAAAALAAQHATDADIAAIGEAYQRMEAAPTPEALLQPDLDFHSRIADATHNDLLANLCNMLSVAIAEALKHSNQRPNLHELALPRHKAILTAIENRDALGARHATLVQLDDARSALSVVLGTELS